Genomic segment of Malus domestica chromosome 15, GDT2T_hap1:
GAAAATGTCGTCCCCTTGCACCACACGCTACGTGTTCACTCCATTTTCTGATAGGGGTTGGAGAAATCAATACTAGGGATCAGTACAAATTAGCCTGTGACTGCCAACTTAGTTGTCCCATTTGGAGTCACTAAACTATATTCGGCGTGTTAAAAGTGTCCCAAGTTTTATCTTAATTGACAACCAATTTAATCCAGAACCAGTGCCAAAGCCGGGTTTTATTTTCGTAATTGGTCTATTTTGAGAAATAAGTTTGAAACGATAATGAGAAATAACATACAAATAGACTTGTTCTGGCGTTTATGTTTTCGGATGTTAGATATCTAGCTTTTCTTTAGTCAGAGATGTTAGATATATCATTGATTTGCTTTGCATTGTAATTGTTTAGCTATTGTCTTAACCATACGTTTGATGATGCATTAAAACAGGTTGACATTAAAGTATCTCCAGGATCTCATGCAAATGAAGAATCAGGTAATCTCTTTTCCCCTGTTTAGCATCAAAAAATGACTTAAGAAATCTTGTCACAATATCATCTTCAGAAAAGGGCTGTTGTAAGTAACTTGGCTTCCTGTCCTGGCTAGTTACGTGGCATATTTGTAACTTTGTATTGTGCGTAGGGAATTGTTGGACCACTCATTTCACTTAATATCTTTAGGCAAGAACAGAAATGATTGggttatatgttttatgaaagcaGGGAAAATAAATCCTATATACTTTTAAGTAGTTTTGACAAATGTTACCACTTACCAAACCGGTTTTTGGTGCCTCAAGACGTTTTTGCTTAGATACACATGATCCATCGATGACACATATCTTGGCTTCCACTGATAACATGTCAAGTATCAAGAACGCATCAAACATAGTTTGTGAATTTCCAGTGTGCGAGGAGTAACTTTTCTTCATTGCATTTTGACATCTTTCTTGTGAAAAAATATTCAAGACTCAGATTTGAAATTTgtttctttccatttttctaGTTAACAAGCAGTTGAACGATAAAGAAAGAATCGCTGCTGCACTGGAGAATCCCAACCTTCGCCAACTTGTGGACGAGTGCCTGTATTCTAATGAACTCTGACCAAGTAAACTTCACAGCTCAAAACCCACTGTACAAAAGGAACCTCAGTAATGCATATGCTATAAGTACTTCTTGTTTTGTTGTAATATTACTCAGCATGTTCGTCTCTATATAAAGGAGTTGCTTTGCAGTGAGTGGCCTTGTTATGTCTACATGAAATTCAACTGCAAAGCTTGTTCGTAATATTACTTGATTTAACACGGGTACAAGCTTGTGATCGACGTACAGTAATATTACTCAGCATGTTCGTCTCTATACAATTGCGTACAAGGCTACAAGCTGAAATTCACTGGTATGTTATCGACAAGTGAAGTTTGCCTTGTGATGGATGTGAAATATTGCAGCAATTGGGATGTAAGGGGAGTTGTTAAATCAAGTGAAAATATTAAAGAAGTCCATTAAAAACTATTGAATGTCGGGAAAACAACACACAGGTTACGATTTCCTTCGTAATTAGCAGTTAAGCACAGTAGTTCAAATGCTTAATAACCCGCAGAGAGGAACTGAACCACGAATCCTCCCAGTCCTCATTCAGAATATAAAACAAAGACAAATATAAGTAGGTTCAGCTTGTAGCCTTGTACTCAACTGTATCTCTTTAAATTCTTACTGTACGTCGCTGGACCGGGCAGGGTTAATCAGCTAGCCGCAGGTGCGACGGGGAGAGGCTCCGGTGCCACCTCTGCTCCAGAATGCCCATTTGTTATATGGCAAGGCTTCTCGTCAAATCCCCAGAACTTGGCAGTTTTCACATCATCCTCCGCCATCATTCGTGAAAACTCCTCATGGTCATACTTGAGGGTGGCTTGTCCCCCAAGCTCGCTCGGAAGATTTTCAACATCAAAGAATGTCTTCATGAGCTCCACACTTTCTTTACCTTTAGGGTATACAAACTTCACCTTCTGAAAGGTCTTGGGATCCAGGAAGTACTTGACAGCCTACACAAATGAAAGGCAGCAGGAAGTTCATCAAATGACAGATATAGCTGTTAAGCGACAAATATTGTAGCGCTAAATATAAGTGAACTCAAACTTTAATGAGATCTCACTAAGTCACGGCCCTGACAGTAATCCCAACGAAATCTCACTAAGTTGCCTTCCAGTGTTCTATTAACTAAACGTTTATattctgaaagaaaaatttgaaatattGATACTTCGAATTAAGTTCGTACCTTCCAGAATGCCTGAAAAATTCTTGGCGGGTTATACAGGAATGCAACCGCAAGCCTCTCGGGGTAATGGTTCTGTAGAATGTTAATAATATCCCGGGCTGTCTTGACGGTGACATTGGTGTTGATTGAGAATCCAGTGAAGTCAACCAACCACGACATTTGTTCTTGACCTTCAGGAAGGTTGAGGATACCATTTTCTATAAGATAGACTAAATGGCGGATATTATCTTCGGGCGAGTTTGTGTTCTGACAGAACaaacaaaaaacgaaaaaagaaaGGCAACGAGTTAAATCTATTCACTATAGGCTTACTGAAAGTGTAACCATGTTTTGGAGGGTGGGGGAGGATAGCCTACTACAGACCTGCTTTGCTGGCCTCATTATAAGCACGCTTCTCCCAAGTCGATCATGGAAAGTAGCTCTAGATACTTTGCCAGTCTCACCTTCATGCGCTATTTCATGCTAAACAATCGCATGTTTAGATGGTAAGTACGAACttaaatcaaacccaaaaagTGAATTGAAATTTTCATAGTAAACTAGAATTTATCATCAAAAAGTATGACGGGCGATAACCTATGTGCAATGCACAGAAGTAA
This window contains:
- the LOC114821490 gene encoding uncharacterized protein, with protein sequence MYLLRRQSQKPTPEDDSAQKDAKVKELRAALGPLSGRNLKYCTDACLRRYLEARSWNLDKAKKMLEETLRWRATYKPEETRWHEIAHEGETGKVSRATFHDRLGRSVLIMRPAKQNTNSPEDNIRHLVYLIENGILNLPEGQEQMSWLVDFTGFSINTNVTVKTARDIINILQNHYPERLAVAFLYNPPRIFQAFWKAVKYFLDPKTFQKVKFVYPKGKESVELMKTFFDVENLPSELGGQATLKYDHEEFSRMMAEDDVKTAKFWGFDEKPCHITNGHSGAEVAPEPLPVAPAAS